Proteins encoded by one window of Moorella humiferrea:
- the mobB gene encoding molybdopterin-guanine dinucleotide biosynthesis protein B, which yields MAETPIISVVGKSDVGKTTLLTKLLPELKRRGYRVATIKHDTHGFDIDRPGKDTWRHAEAGADVVVISSPTKIAFIEKVETELPLDAIAARIHNVDLIITEGYKRGDKPKIEVHRAAVSKELLCEAKELLAVATDEPLSIGVPCYDLDDAAGLVDLIEERILAPAGRKRSI from the coding sequence ATGGCTGAAACTCCAATTATTTCTGTAGTCGGTAAATCCGATGTGGGGAAAACGACGCTTCTTACCAAGCTCCTTCCAGAATTGAAACGGCGCGGCTACCGGGTGGCTACGATAAAACATGATACCCACGGTTTCGATATCGACCGACCCGGGAAGGATACATGGCGCCACGCCGAAGCCGGGGCAGACGTTGTCGTAATATCTTCGCCGACCAAAATAGCCTTCATCGAGAAAGTAGAGACGGAACTCCCACTGGATGCCATCGCCGCTCGCATTCACAACGTAGATCTAATCATTACCGAAGGTTACAAGCGCGGCGACAAACCCAAAATAGAAGTCCATCGGGCGGCGGTAAGTAAAGAGCTCTTGTGTGAAGCTAAGGAGCTTCTTGCCGTAGCTACAGATGAGCCTCTAAGTATAGGCGTTCCCTGCTACGATCTGGATGATGCCGCCGGCCTGGTAGATTTAATAGAAGAAAGGATTCTTGCTCCGGCGGGGAGGAAGCGCTCGATATGA
- a CDS encoding molybdopterin molybdotransferase MoeA, whose product MAPLSVEEARAALLAGLRPLGRIKVRLEEANGRVLAEAVRAPGPYPPFSRSLVDGYALGPHDANSDGSSFIYRLVGTVTAGSTTAIALKEGTAAAVFTGARLPEGTVAVVPVEAVKERQGEIVVLDFPASGRYLEQSGEEVKPGEEILAAGTVIGPGEISLLAALGFREITVYRRPRVALATTGNELREPGNGRVADFFDRAAIYGSNLYALAAAVEAYGGQVICLGILKDVLEEQVAACRRGLEEGDLLLFTGGAGGSAFDFTSAAFSGAGGELLFTELAVRPGKRAVAARAGNKLMIGLPGTPPAAQVLFYLLVVPVLKAMGGRQGALSAFLAPLKKAVDRPRAERTFYWARVECRGGRFEVTPLPRYPGGIRAAVGANALIDLPPGAAPKEGEEVTVIMISDIE is encoded by the coding sequence ATGGCCCCTTTATCCGTGGAAGAAGCCAGGGCGGCATTGCTGGCCGGCCTTCGACCCCTCGGAAGGATTAAGGTCCGGCTGGAGGAAGCCAACGGCAGGGTTCTTGCCGAGGCCGTCAGGGCTCCCGGCCCCTATCCCCCCTTCTCCCGTTCGCTGGTGGACGGTTACGCCCTGGGTCCCCACGATGCAAATAGCGACGGGTCAAGCTTCATTTACCGATTAGTGGGGACGGTGACTGCGGGCAGTACCACCGCCATAGCCTTAAAGGAGGGCACGGCGGCGGCCGTTTTTACCGGTGCCCGGCTTCCTGAAGGGACGGTGGCCGTAGTTCCCGTGGAAGCGGTAAAAGAACGGCAGGGAGAAATCGTTGTTTTAGATTTTCCTGCTTCCGGGCGTTATTTGGAACAGTCGGGGGAAGAAGTAAAGCCTGGCGAGGAAATATTGGCAGCCGGAACCGTCATTGGCCCCGGAGAAATCAGCCTCCTTGCTGCCCTGGGGTTCCGTGAAATAACGGTTTACCGGCGGCCGCGGGTGGCCTTGGCCACGACGGGCAATGAATTGCGGGAGCCGGGAAACGGGCGGGTGGCAGATTTCTTCGATCGGGCGGCAATATATGGTAGCAATCTTTATGCCCTGGCGGCGGCTGTTGAGGCTTACGGCGGTCAAGTCATATGTTTAGGCATATTAAAAGACGTTTTGGAGGAACAGGTTGCAGCCTGCAGGCGTGGGTTAGAAGAAGGGGATCTGCTTTTGTTCACCGGCGGTGCCGGGGGCAGCGCCTTTGATTTTACCTCCGCAGCCTTCAGCGGCGCCGGAGGGGAGCTCCTCTTTACAGAATTGGCCGTTCGACCCGGAAAGCGGGCGGTGGCGGCGCGGGCGGGAAATAAATTAATGATAGGCCTGCCCGGGACACCGCCTGCCGCCCAGGTGCTCTTTTATCTCCTGGTCGTTCCCGTACTAAAAGCAATGGGCGGTCGGCAAGGAGCTCTGTCGGCTTTTTTGGCGCCTTTAAAAAAAGCCGTTGACCGTCCTCGGGCGGAACGTACCTTTTACTGGGCCCGGGTAGAATGCCGGGGCGGCCGTTTTGAGGTAACGCCTCTACCGCGGTATCCGGGGGGGATTCGCGCCGCCGTAGGAGCAAACGCCCTTATTGATCTCCCCCCGGGTGCGGCGCCGAAGGAGGGCGAGGAAGTAACGGTAATTATGATAAGCGATATTGAATAA
- the mobA gene encoding molybdenum cofactor guanylyltransferase: MHEAAGIVLAGGKSTRMGTNKALLPLGQVSMLARVVAALRPLFSEIIVVTNTPELYQDLGTRLVTDVIPGRGPLSGFHAGLMYSPYRYNFIVACDMPFIDPGFISHLIKQAEGYDVVVPRLGEYLQPLHAVYSRECLKAVEECLREGQYKAFAFYPKVKVRYVDIDRLQGIDPERVFFNINTPKDLARARQLLDNSMKHAKG, from the coding sequence GTGCATGAAGCAGCCGGGATCGTCCTGGCGGGGGGTAAGAGCACCCGGATGGGTACAAATAAAGCCCTTTTACCCCTGGGGCAGGTTTCCATGTTGGCCAGGGTGGTGGCGGCCCTTCGGCCTTTATTTTCCGAGATAATAGTAGTAACAAATACCCCGGAGCTGTATCAAGATCTCGGGACCAGGTTGGTGACGGACGTCATTCCCGGACGGGGTCCTTTAAGCGGTTTCCATGCCGGCCTTATGTATTCACCCTATCGCTACAACTTTATCGTTGCCTGCGATATGCCTTTTATCGACCCTGGTTTTATCAGCCATCTCATTAAACAGGCCGAAGGTTACGATGTGGTGGTACCGCGCCTTGGCGAGTATTTGCAGCCCCTCCATGCCGTTTATTCCCGGGAATGCCTCAAAGCAGTGGAAGAATGCTTGCGAGAGGGGCAGTATAAAGCTTTTGCCTTTTATCCAAAGGTAAAGGTGCGTTATGTCGATATCGACCGCCTGCAAGGGATTGACCCGGAAAGGGTTTTTTTCAATATTAATACCCCTAAAGACCTGGCGCGGGCACGACAGTTGCTGGATAACAGCATGAAGCATGCGAAGGGATGA
- a CDS encoding ABC transporter ATP-binding protein → MIRVENLTVTGSNFHLDDISFQVDKAEYLIVLGPSGAGKTVLLDTLAGLKKPRKGRILFSGRDVTRALPEERKIGYIQQNLALFPHLSVLENITFGARPNGIPPARARERARELAAFLGIEHLLNRTDPRTLSGGEKQRVALARTLLVQPDIILMDEPFSALDSFTRRQLIFLLPEIFSRFQVTVVHVTHDLQEAFLLGDKIAVLISGRLHQVGTRDEIYRRPATMAVARLLLNRNTFRGRIISVGCEDMLAESEEGIEFSLPAVSGLRPGEGINFGINPREVVIIRPARPLTPRVQSNIFAAKVRRVFDQFGSYLLFLELDGTGREIELELPGYIYHDMNISPGKQVTVSLKKDSFWVLPVDDEDDIII, encoded by the coding sequence ATGATCCGGGTAGAAAATTTAACCGTAACGGGCTCGAACTTTCACTTAGACGATATATCTTTTCAGGTGGACAAAGCTGAATACCTGATTGTTCTAGGTCCTTCAGGGGCCGGCAAGACGGTGCTGCTGGACACCCTGGCGGGCCTTAAAAAACCCCGCAAAGGAAGGATTCTCTTTTCCGGCCGGGATGTAACGAGGGCCCTGCCGGAAGAAAGGAAAATCGGGTACATTCAGCAGAATCTGGCTTTGTTTCCCCACCTTTCGGTTTTGGAAAACATCACCTTCGGCGCTCGCCCCAACGGCATTCCTCCGGCCAGGGCGCGCGAAAGGGCAAGGGAATTGGCGGCTTTCCTCGGCATTGAACACCTGTTGAACCGAACCGATCCCCGGACTTTAAGCGGGGGTGAAAAACAGCGGGTGGCCCTGGCCAGGACCCTGCTGGTACAGCCCGATATAATTTTAATGGACGAGCCCTTTTCCGCCCTGGATAGTTTCACCAGGAGGCAGCTCATTTTCCTTTTGCCGGAGATTTTTAGCCGCTTTCAGGTGACGGTCGTCCATGTCACCCATGATCTTCAGGAGGCCTTTCTCCTTGGCGATAAGATTGCCGTTTTAATCTCCGGGCGGCTGCATCAAGTAGGTACCAGGGATGAAATTTACCGTCGGCCGGCGACCATGGCCGTAGCCAGGCTGCTCTTGAACCGGAACACTTTTCGCGGCCGGATAATTTCCGTGGGATGTGAAGACATGTTGGCCGAGAGCGAGGAGGGCATCGAGTTTAGTCTGCCAGCAGTTTCCGGCCTTCGACCCGGCGAAGGCATCAACTTCGGCATCAACCCGCGGGAAGTGGTCATTATACGTCCCGCGCGTCCTTTAACGCCGCGGGTGCAATCCAATATCTTTGCGGCCAAGGTACGGCGGGTTTTCGATCAGTTCGGCAGTTATTTGTTATTTTTAGAACTGGACGGTACGGGTCGGGAGATAGAGCTGGAACTTCCCGGTTATATTTATCACGATATGAACATATCTCCCGGTAAGCAGGTAACGGTGTCCTTAAAAAAAGATTCCTTTTGGGTTTTACCGGTAGACGATGAGGATGATATAATTATTTAA
- a CDS encoding ABC transporter permease, with product MLRKVATARAFSVACGGLLIMVLMYIILLLVSQATYLNKGVIVESLKDREIQFALLLSLKTALAVAAVALLIGVPAGYALSRFNLPAKAVIDTFMDLPALISPVALGAMLLIFFNTAPGMFFQERFFPVVFDVKGIIVAQATIVVFLAIRLMKSIFDGIDPAYEMAARVLGESRAGAFFRVTLPMARSGITAAFILSWARALGEFGATVTLAGATKMKTETLPIAIYLNLSSVKIEKAVALICITIFMAFLILLVLRLLTDKGALYR from the coding sequence ATGCTAAGGAAAGTCGCTACCGCCAGGGCATTTAGCGTGGCCTGCGGCGGCCTGCTTATCATGGTTTTGATGTATATAATTCTCCTTCTTGTTTCCCAGGCGACTTATTTAAATAAAGGCGTTATTGTCGAAAGCTTAAAAGACCGGGAAATTCAATTTGCCCTGCTTCTATCATTAAAAACGGCTTTGGCAGTGGCCGCCGTAGCCCTTTTAATCGGCGTTCCCGCCGGTTACGCCCTGTCCCGCTTTAACCTCCCGGCCAAAGCGGTTATCGATACCTTCATGGATCTGCCGGCCCTTATTTCCCCTGTTGCCCTGGGAGCCATGCTGCTGATATTTTTTAATACGGCTCCGGGCATGTTTTTTCAGGAGCGTTTCTTTCCGGTAGTTTTTGACGTAAAAGGCATCATTGTCGCCCAGGCCACTATAGTCGTTTTTCTGGCCATTCGCCTGATGAAGTCGATCTTTGACGGCATCGACCCGGCCTATGAAATGGCCGCCCGCGTCCTCGGAGAGAGCCGGGCCGGGGCCTTCTTTAGGGTAACCCTCCCCATGGCCAGGTCCGGCATAACAGCCGCCTTTATCCTTTCCTGGGCGCGGGCGCTGGGGGAGTTCGGCGCTACCGTCACCCTGGCGGGTGCCACCAAGATGAAAACAGAAACCTTGCCCATAGCCATATATTTAAATCTATCGTCAGTAAAAATTGAAAAGGCCGTAGCCTTGATATGCATAACGATATTCATGGCCTTTTTAATCCTGCTCGTCTTAAGGCTCCTGACGGACAAAGGGGCGCTGTACCGATGA
- the modA gene encoding molybdate ABC transporter substrate-binding protein, which yields MYRRLMKAAIITLLITLPLAGCNSRKAAVTAEAQGEKKVLEVFAGAASKPPLEELAAMYKEKYGVEVNLTFGGSGSVLSQMKLSRQGDVYIPGSSDFMELAKKEGIVDPQTEKVLVYLLPAINVPKGNPQGIKTLTDLTRPGVRVGMARPETVCVGLYGVEILENAGLADQVRKNIVTYAESCEKTANLVALKQVDAVLGWDVFAKWDQDKIETVYLPPEQITRIGYIPAAVTTYSRQKELAASFVNFLTSDAGKGVFRKYGYMVDLEEARQFAPDAPVGGEYELPPDWRK from the coding sequence TTGTATCGGCGGCTAATGAAGGCGGCAATCATAACCTTATTAATTACCCTTCCACTAGCCGGATGCAATTCCCGGAAGGCGGCGGTGACGGCGGAGGCACAGGGGGAAAAGAAAGTCCTTGAGGTTTTTGCTGGTGCGGCCAGCAAACCGCCTCTGGAGGAATTGGCAGCCATGTATAAGGAAAAGTACGGCGTGGAAGTAAACCTTACCTTTGGCGGTTCGGGCAGCGTCCTTTCCCAAATGAAACTATCGCGACAGGGCGACGTCTATATTCCTGGTTCCTCCGATTTTATGGAGCTGGCCAAAAAAGAGGGCATCGTCGATCCCCAAACTGAAAAAGTGTTGGTCTATTTGCTACCTGCAATAAATGTGCCAAAAGGTAATCCCCAGGGGATAAAAACGTTAACTGATTTAACTCGTCCCGGAGTGCGGGTGGGGATGGCGCGCCCGGAGACGGTCTGCGTCGGTCTATACGGGGTGGAAATCCTCGAGAATGCCGGTTTGGCCGATCAGGTCAGGAAAAATATTGTAACGTATGCGGAAAGCTGCGAAAAGACGGCGAACCTGGTTGCCTTAAAGCAAGTAGACGCCGTTTTGGGTTGGGATGTTTTTGCCAAGTGGGACCAGGACAAAATCGAAACCGTATATTTGCCGCCGGAACAGATAACCCGTATCGGTTATATCCCGGCAGCGGTAACCACTTATTCCCGGCAAAAGGAACTGGCCGCCTCTTTTGTAAATTTTCTAACTTCAGACGCGGGCAAAGGGGTTTTTCGTAAATACGGCTATATGGTAGATCTTGAAGAAGCACGGCAGTTTGCGCCCGATGCTCCAGTAGGCGGTGAATATGAACTACCTCCAGACTGGCGCAAGTAG
- a CDS encoding selenium metabolism-associated LysR family transcriptional regulator → MNLNLWLTFITTVEKGTLSAAAEELHLTQPAVSKQLQALEDFYGVRLLERRGREVRLTAAGRICFRHAKAILRHLEQSRRELAELTRLVKGRLLLGASTIPGQYILPRLIGNFRQEYPQVEVVVEIADSQEVIRRLQSGEIDLGLVGAGGRGRNLTYSRLVEDEIVLIVPAGHRLSGLKNVTVKDLEGEPLVWREAGSGTRRVVEERLQKAGFNVNPDQIVMELGSTEAIVSAVEAGLGISLVSCWAAEKGLKLGRLVAVPLQGVNLKRDLYLVRRRQPLNPAAEVFVGYVEKHPPQPPAVDRCCLIG, encoded by the coding sequence ATGAACCTGAATTTATGGCTAACCTTTATCACTACCGTTGAAAAGGGCACCCTTTCCGCGGCGGCGGAAGAACTTCACCTGACCCAGCCGGCGGTAAGCAAACAGCTGCAGGCCCTTGAAGATTTCTACGGCGTGCGCCTTCTCGAACGCAGGGGGCGTGAGGTGCGTCTTACGGCCGCCGGCAGGATCTGTTTTCGGCATGCCAAGGCCATTTTGCGCCACCTGGAACAGAGCCGGCGGGAGCTGGCGGAACTTACGCGGCTGGTAAAGGGGCGCCTGCTCCTCGGTGCCAGCACCATTCCGGGCCAGTATATCCTCCCTCGGCTTATCGGCAATTTCCGGCAGGAGTATCCCCAGGTGGAGGTGGTTGTGGAGATCGCCGATTCGCAAGAGGTGATACGGCGCCTGCAGAGCGGAGAGATAGACTTGGGGTTAGTTGGGGCCGGTGGACGCGGTCGGAATTTGACATACAGCCGCCTGGTTGAAGATGAGATTGTACTAATCGTTCCTGCAGGCCATCGCCTGAGTGGCCTTAAAAATGTAACGGTAAAGGACTTGGAAGGGGAACCCCTGGTCTGGCGGGAAGCGGGTTCTGGAACCCGGCGGGTTGTTGAAGAACGCCTGCAGAAGGCCGGCTTTAACGTTAACCCCGACCAAATCGTCATGGAGCTGGGCAGTACCGAAGCCATTGTCAGCGCCGTCGAGGCGGGCCTGGGAATTTCCCTAGTTTCTTGCTGGGCGGCGGAAAAGGGACTGAAATTGGGCCGGCTTGTTGCCGTGCCCCTCCAGGGAGTTAACTTAAAGCGCGATTTGTATCTGGTGCGCCGTCGTCAGCCCTTGAATCCTGCAGCAGAAGTTTTTGTCGGTTATGTAGAAAAACATCCGCCACAGCCCCCGGCTGTTGACAGATGCTGTCTGATAGGTTAA
- a CDS encoding L-lactate dehydrogenase — protein sequence MPPEFPAKVAIVGAGYVGASTAFALLFTPLVKEIVLVDINHARAEGEAMDLAHAATLIRPVKIYAGHASDCAGARIVIFTAGANQRPGETRLELVHRNAAIVKEALPPLLPYCPDALILMVANPVDVLTYVAWKLSGLPENKVLGSGTVLDSARFRHLLSRHLHVDPRNIHAYVIGEHGDTEVPVWSLANVAGIDLADFYLLDGTTEENALREEMSRRVREAAYAIIERKGATAYGVALALSRITESIIRDEKAVLTVSSVIRNLYGIEGEVALSLPCIVGSSGREKILAIPLGSEELAALQHSAVTLQETIAGLNL from the coding sequence ATGCCCCCAGAGTTTCCGGCAAAGGTCGCCATCGTCGGTGCCGGATACGTCGGCGCCAGTACGGCATTTGCCCTCCTCTTCACTCCCCTGGTTAAAGAAATAGTGCTCGTAGACATTAACCATGCCCGGGCCGAAGGGGAAGCCATGGACCTTGCCCATGCAGCCACTTTGATCCGCCCCGTAAAAATTTATGCCGGGCATGCCTCCGACTGTGCCGGTGCCCGCATCGTTATCTTTACGGCCGGCGCCAATCAGCGTCCGGGAGAAACACGCCTTGAGCTGGTGCACCGTAACGCGGCCATTGTAAAGGAAGCCCTGCCTCCTCTTTTGCCATACTGCCCCGACGCCTTAATCCTCATGGTTGCCAATCCCGTCGACGTATTAACCTATGTAGCCTGGAAACTTTCCGGACTGCCGGAAAATAAGGTTTTAGGTTCAGGTACCGTTCTGGACAGCGCCCGTTTCCGCCACCTATTAAGCAGGCACCTTCACGTCGACCCGCGCAACATCCACGCCTATGTTATCGGTGAACACGGTGATACCGAAGTCCCCGTCTGGAGTCTGGCCAATGTTGCCGGCATCGACCTGGCAGATTTCTACCTCCTGGACGGTACAACGGAAGAAAACGCCCTGCGGGAGGAGATGAGCCGCCGCGTGCGCGAAGCCGCCTACGCCATCATTGAACGCAAAGGTGCTACCGCCTACGGCGTGGCCCTGGCTTTAAGCCGGATCACCGAAAGCATTATTAGAGACGAGAAGGCCGTCCTTACGGTTTCCAGCGTAATCCGCAACCTTTACGGTATCGAAGGCGAAGTGGCCTTAAGCCTTCCCTGCATCGTGGGCAGCAGCGGTCGGGAAAAGATCCTGGCCATTCCCCTCGGCAGCGAAGAGCTTGCCGCCCTGCAGCATTCGGCAGTCACCCTTCAGGAGACTATCGCTGGATTGAACCTTTAG
- a CDS encoding helix-turn-helix domain-containing protein, producing the protein MRVMGTRIRELREERGYSLHDLAKKASISVSYLSEIERGAKKPSLKTLDKIAKALNYPREQLIDAGQERGMGLGERIRLLREEKGKSLTALAEEAGISPSYLSEIERGNVYPAVDTLKKITAVLQVPLSTILGTPGSLGQKLRQAREEQGFTQAELARAAGVSAGLIGQIEQGKVQPSLKTLEKIGEVLNISPCYFIADDAGVDEILNQMCPAVRRLLTEPQVQAVLRLVCNCTEEELRFILNFIQLYKRSH; encoded by the coding sequence ATGCGCGTTATGGGTACACGCATCAGGGAACTTAGGGAAGAGCGGGGTTATTCCCTCCATGATCTGGCAAAAAAGGCTTCGATTTCAGTTTCATATTTGAGCGAAATCGAGCGGGGCGCGAAGAAGCCTTCCCTAAAAACCCTTGACAAAATAGCCAAAGCCCTGAATTATCCAAGGGAACAGCTTATTGACGCAGGTCAAGAGCGGGGAATGGGGCTGGGAGAAAGGATTCGGCTTTTACGGGAAGAAAAAGGAAAAAGCCTGACCGCCCTGGCCGAAGAAGCGGGGATTTCGCCGTCGTACCTCAGCGAGATTGAACGGGGTAACGTGTACCCTGCGGTGGATACTTTAAAAAAAATTACCGCCGTCCTCCAGGTACCCCTCAGCACCATCCTCGGGACCCCTGGTTCCCTGGGGCAAAAATTACGTCAGGCCCGGGAGGAGCAGGGTTTCACCCAGGCGGAGCTTGCCCGGGCCGCCGGTGTTTCCGCCGGCCTTATCGGCCAAATCGAGCAGGGGAAAGTTCAACCTTCCTTAAAAACCCTGGAAAAAATAGGTGAAGTCTTAAATATTTCCCCCTGCTATTTTATAGCCGACGATGCCGGAGTGGATGAGATATTGAACCAAATGTGCCCTGCCGTACGGCGGTTGCTCACGGAGCCCCAGGTACAGGCGGTGTTACGTCTGGTATGCAACTGTACCGAGGAAGAACTGCGTTTTATCTTAAATTTTATTCAGCTTTATAAACGAAGCCATTAG
- a CDS encoding YckD family protein: protein MKKIALILAVVLTLGVLTPVAFAAVSDQQKAEIESLYQQIIALRQQIIDKYVESGQLTKEQGDLIKQRIQAMEEYRAQNGFVPGPGFCGNGYGMMGGWGRGFRGGFGNAPNQGNQNSAFFGPGMMRGYTGL, encoded by the coding sequence ATGAAAAAAATAGCACTCATCCTCGCCGTAGTGTTAACCCTCGGGGTGCTGACGCCGGTAGCCTTCGCCGCAGTAAGCGACCAGCAAAAGGCCGAAATTGAATCCCTGTACCAGCAGATTATAGCGCTGCGCCAGCAAATAATCGACAAATATGTAGAAAGCGGTCAGCTGACTAAGGAACAGGGCGACCTGATAAAGCAGCGCATTCAGGCGATGGAAGAATACCGGGCGCAAAACGGCTTCGTTCCCGGCCCCGGTTTCTGCGGTAACGGCTACGGTATGATGGGCGGCTGGGGCCGCGGTTTCCGCGGCGGTTTCGGCAACGCTCCCAATCAAGGCAACCAGAATTCCGCCTTCTTCGGCCCCGGCATGATGCGCGGCTATACCGGCCTCTAA
- a CDS encoding peroxiredoxin family protein, with amino-acid sequence MVKSLKAPVVIVVIMAVVLIASFILPTLRGSKVTAPDFSLPVLDGGEVNLAGLKGQVVVLNFWATWCPYCVAEMEELDAAAARLAPRGVKVLAVNIMQRETEDSIRRFLGEKRHNYMVLLDAGSRVAGSYGVGGIPTTFIIDRQGQIRRVKQGPLAPGELDNLVKDLL; translated from the coding sequence ATGGTTAAAAGCTTAAAGGCTCCAGTTGTCATTGTTGTTATCATGGCCGTCGTTTTAATTGCTTCTTTTATTTTACCGACACTGCGGGGTAGCAAGGTGACGGCTCCCGACTTCTCCCTGCCTGTTCTAGACGGCGGCGAGGTGAACCTGGCAGGTTTAAAGGGCCAGGTAGTTGTTTTGAATTTTTGGGCGACCTGGTGCCCTTACTGTGTTGCCGAAATGGAAGAACTCGACGCCGCGGCTGCCAGGCTGGCTCCCAGGGGAGTTAAGGTCCTGGCCGTAAACATTATGCAGCGGGAAACCGAAGATAGTATCCGCAGATTTCTCGGTGAGAAGCGTCATAATTACATGGTGCTTTTGGATGCGGGCAGCCGGGTGGCAGGAAGCTATGGTGTAGGCGGCATCCCCACCACTTTTATTATCGACCGCCAGGGTCAGATACGGCGGGTAAAACAGGGTCCCCTGGCGCCGGGGGAACTCGACAATCTCGTTAAAGACTTGCTTTAA
- a CDS encoding cytochrome c biogenesis CcdA family protein → MLDNISLAVAFSAGILSFFSPCIIPLLPAYFSYLGASAAGGEEEGKKRVFLVGRAVLFIFGFSLIFIVLGMLSGSLGFLLLQYRSLLNRIGGLLIIFFGLYVAGIVRPSLLNREKKWHLQPRAPGALASFLMGMAFAAGWTPCIGPVLASILIYAGSQATLFKGMVLLAFYSLGLAVPFILTALAMGTVLQLLRRSSRYLPIISFISGIILVIMGLLVFNGRLLYG, encoded by the coding sequence TTGCTTGATAACATATCGCTAGCGGTGGCCTTTTCTGCCGGAATCCTTTCTTTTTTTTCACCCTGTATTATCCCCCTGCTTCCGGCTTATTTTTCGTATTTGGGAGCGTCGGCCGCAGGAGGCGAGGAAGAAGGAAAAAAGCGCGTTTTTTTGGTCGGGCGGGCGGTGCTCTTTATTTTCGGTTTCTCCCTGATCTTTATCGTTTTGGGGATGCTCAGCGGAAGCCTGGGATTTCTGCTCCTTCAATATCGTAGCCTTTTAAACCGCATTGGCGGACTGCTCATTATTTTTTTCGGCCTGTATGTGGCCGGAATTGTCCGTCCTTCCCTGCTTAATCGTGAAAAAAAGTGGCACTTGCAACCCCGCGCTCCCGGCGCCCTGGCCTCCTTTCTTATGGGAATGGCCTTTGCGGCAGGATGGACACCTTGTATCGGCCCCGTTCTGGCTTCTATTTTAATTTATGCCGGCAGTCAGGCTACATTATTTAAAGGAATGGTTCTCCTGGCCTTTTATTCCCTGGGTCTGGCGGTACCCTTTATCCTCACGGCCCTGGCCATGGGAACCGTTTTACAGCTTTTACGGCGGTCTTCTCGTTATTTACCCATTATATCCTTTATTAGCGGTATTATACTGGTGATAATGGGGCTGCTAGTCTTCAACGGGAGGTTGCTATATGGTTAA